tttcacaaggaaattgaacattcccatttctcacatcGGAGAAATGATCGAGGTCctgaaatttcaaggtaagctgttattttcggatttttgtagtcgaataatttcattttgtcaaccattatgtccagcttcataagttcagttttttgaattcgcacgtgttgcgtgacatgatctgagctgttttttacGTTAGACAATCGGCGACTCTTTCGATCTGCCGCCAGTgataaaacatttcagtcgaagttcagtttgttgcatgctttccaagtgaatttcaagcaATAGTTCGCTTATCGTAAGCGAAATAACAGAGAATCCAAAGGCAAAGTatgtaaaatttttgttttgtgcgaccctgttgatattaattccgCGCGCGCACGTGTCAtcgtctcggttcttgttttgcacgtaacttgtctgttttgcaaattatgcaacttttcttcggagttagtgttaaaattaacgtgttaaacatgaaacttgaatgtaatCAATCGCTtggttattaacattggccatggcgaagTCACGGCCGCATGGGCCGACGATGAACTGTGAATCGATCGCttacatttgtttactcttttgttcctaaattacacctcaagcgtagttaaaataatgatgctcttttacggaaaattgagattcagttctgtttttttttggctgtggagatctagatcatttatcaactggagccaacagttcctacagcatacGGATTCGATTCCTCGAGACGTTTTCAATGTcatcgatggagctttgacagcccatacattttgatcgatgaatcaacaggcacaacagtttcaaagaaattaatcatttcaagtacatattcgttgggagggataagactttattttcttgcaattagaaatctgaaagggtactgcagcagcaattaagaggcaatagatcgcaattattaattcttgaatattaattagctggacccccaaaattttgcaatggacccccaaatttattaaaaaaggggtccagaggacccccaaatttgaacacctggatacatctctgcagTGAGTGAGTTCCATTAAAGATGAACAATCTAACTGTGATTTGTTTTGACGGCTGTTTGTTACACTGATTAATTCCTGAAATGCTTGTTGCAACAGGTTAAGCTTAATAAGGACCAAAAGGAaggtataaataataatataggtggttttcacgttgtCATCGCCGCCACGttagtggacgaaaacaaaagatctctcattagctccttctGTTCGTCCaacagcaattgtacattacaacAGAAGCTCAAGTGACAATGAGACTTACTTGTTGACTTATCATCTTATCGTGTTTTGATGTGCTTTCGTACGCATTCGAGGGGGATAAAACTAGATTTAAGATCGCACTTTGGCTTCTCTTCTCTGCcatgactttaagatcttcagttcccacggcctgctcccgtctgaccttgtagctcagtcggtagagcagcggtgatctaacccgaaggtcgtgggttcaattcccaccctggtcagagtttttctctgtccttgtgtgggccatttccattagtagggctaaggCTCACATGGTTCTTATGGGGttcaaaactagcacttcacattacactcaaatcagttataagtctgttgaaatataaatgctacacggccaacgtttgtaaaaacgtaacccttccttctCTGAAGATACCTCGATCGTTTCAAAGGTTACAAAGTGAGGTATTTTAACTAAAATAAATCCACATTCAAAGTAGAACTCGGGCATACAGTATATACTGAAAACCTTATTACGTCCCTAGTATGAACTCGCCTGATGCTTTCTTTGGGGAGTTAACCAAGTTAACGTTGAAAACCCATATATGCTAatgaagtttttgtttttgtgacgCAACAAAGGTAAGACAGTGACAGCAAAATGCAGGAAAATACTGTACCTACCGATGAAACCCGGAGCAATAACGAAAGGGAAAGAGGACTTCGTACTCACCGAGAGGCTGTTGGGAACATAGCTCTACCTTCACGTGACCTTCTATTTCGCGGAAATCCCTACGAAGAAGATTCAAACAACGAAGAAGAAAATAGTGCACATGAAAATGCGATGGCTTCTCCGGAAGAATGTGATGAGCGTTTGCAGGGGAGTTTTTCAGATATTGGCCAGCCTTTAACTGACTTTCAATTTACTTTGGGCGATATTGCAAGAACTCCTCAGAACCAAGGTTTAGATAGTGGAATTGAAAATGAGATGGATGATTCGCAGGAAGACGATTATGAGCGATTACAAGGGAGGAATCATCGACAGCGACATCTTCCACCTTATCTACAGCTAGCTTCTGACATTTCTGGACCTTTGGCAGAGTTGCAAGTTCAGGGAACCAATATTCGTGACGGTGGTGCTAGCACTATTGCTGAAGGTGATCCTTCTTCAAGCGTAGATGGCAGGAATGAAAGTGAAACCGGAAGCAGTCGAGTTGCTAACGTAAGAAGTACGCAACAAGCTACTGCTAAGAAGAAAAGGCGAGGAAGTCATTATATCGATATTGCAAATGAGTTGTCAGGTTCGCTAGCTGGGCTCCGTGTTCCAGAAGCAAGTGACGATAGATCTTTGGAAGAGCAAGCGAGAGATTTCCGTGTTGGCGAATCTGTTACTGATCATCCATCACTCTTGTCACAACCCGATCCACATTCAATCTATTCTTTGAGAGACCAGGACTGCATGCATGAAACTTTCTGTAGCACTGAGGAACCGCGTCATGCTCAACAAGAGTCGATTTCGGAGTACAATCCAAATGCCTCTTGCGGTTATGAGAGCTCTGGGCGTTCAGTTACTCAAGATGAACCGGAAATGCGGACTGAACATAATCCAGGGAATGAGGTTGTTGACGCAAAATCAACATATTTAAATCCTGATCCGACTTTTGGATATGGCGATGAATACGAAACCTGCAGACAGTCCATTTCACAAGTTGAGACGAGTATCGAGGAAGATTTTGGAATGGATCATTTCAGAAGGGAACAGGCTCTTCAGGAGTCATGTTCACTACACGATGAAAAGGCTTCTTGTGGTTCAGTGTCTTGCCATGAAGAATTCGATATCCCTACTGATGATTCCTTGCCTCTACCAGACACAGGCAATCTTGAAAGTTGTAGTCCAGCAATGACCATGACAGACAGCTCGAAATTTACTAAGTCACCACGGGAAATGGTGTCAGAGTTTGACAAATGTTTGAAAGACGAACGAACCATGGCATCAGGCAACAGTTATTCAAAACCCGATGGAGAACCCGCTGCGAAAAGAAGCAAATTAAACCAGGAAGCGACAGATGAAACTTCTTTGGCCTTTCGCGATAGACGCTCAGATGTCAATACACATTTGAATTCTGGGATGCCATCGGTGCAATCCACGCATCTCGAATCTGCGGAAAGAGAAGAGATCCAAGAACCTCGGTTACCAAACGACGGCTTCTACCCAAGAGAGAGAAACGACGAGAGTTTGAGCTCTGAATTTGAGCAAATGAATCTCGAAGGAAACGGTTCCATAGAAAGGCGCATGGCTTCAGATGAATCGATTGGGTCACATCGAAGACAAGAGCCGCATGAAAGTCCGCAAACTTCGCTGAGCGATTTAGAGACCTACTGGTTCAGACCTACTGATAGTTCACCTCCAGTGAACTACATCCCCTCGCAAAGTCATGTTCCCACTTTCTGTCATTCAAGTGCTGACGATTATGGCAAAGTCAGTGAAGAAGATATTTCAGGGTCTAGTAACTCATCACCGAGCGCTGTTTCAAAAGCAAGCCAGAAGGTGCCTgaacaaacgaaaaagaaaatatcTAAACACAACACAAATAATGCCTATCGCGAGCCTGCAAAGGATGTCGCTGGAGACTTGCGTGCTAATAATTTACAGCTGAAAAAGACAGAAGTGAGAGACCAAAACACAGAAAAGGAACATAGCGTTGCAACCCATAGACAGTTATGCAATGGCAACACAGTTCAAGCTCAGGAAGCAAGTAACTCTGTCGTTGATCCTTTGGAGACTTGTCGACGTGACATACAAGAAGGAACTATGGTGACAAACGAGGAACAAGCAAAAAGAAGCAGCGATGCAGTTTCCAGGGAGATGGAAGTCAACTCAGCAACGAATCTTTCGGGGATTGCGGATTCGAACAAATTCGGTATATCACAGCAACCAGCACGCCCCTCTTCC
The genomic region above belongs to Montipora capricornis isolate CH-2021 chromosome 5, ASM3666992v2, whole genome shotgun sequence and contains:
- the LOC138049140 gene encoding uncharacterized protein; this encodes MQENTVPTDETRSNNERERGLRTHREAVGNIALPSRDLLFRGNPYEEDSNNEEENSAHENAMASPEECDERLQGSFSDIGQPLTDFQFTLGDIARTPQNQGLDSGIENEMDDSQEDDYERLQGRNHRQRHLPPYLQLASDISGPLAELQVQGTNIRDGGASTIAEGDPSSSVDGRNESETGSSRVANVRSTQQATAKKKRRGSHYIDIANELSGSLAGLRVPEASDDRSLEEQARDFRVGESVTDHPSLLSQPDPHSIYSLRDQDCMHETFCSTEEPRHAQQESISEYNPNASCGYESSGRSVTQDEPEMRTEHNPGNEVVDAKSTYLNPDPTFGYGDEYETCRQSISQVETSIEEDFGMDHFRREQALQESCSLHDEKASCGSVSCHEEFDIPTDDSLPLPDTGNLESCSPAMTMTDSSKFTKSPREMVSEFDKCLKDERTMASGNSYSKPDGEPAAKRSKLNQEATDETSLAFRDRRSDVNTHLNSGMPSVQSTHLESAEREEIQEPRLPNDGFYPRERNDESLSSEFEQMNLEGNGSIERRMASDESIGSHRRQEPHESPQTSLSDLETYWFRPTDSSPPVNYIPSQSHVPTFCHSSADDYGKVSEEDISGSSNSSPSAVSKASQKVPEQTKKKISKHNTNNAYREPAKDVAGDLRANNLQLKKTEVRDQNTEKEHSVATHRQLCNGNTVQAQEASNSVVDPLETCRRDIQEGTMVTNEEQAKRSSDAVSREMEVNSATNLSGIADSNKFGISQQPARPSSRRKRETPEAAELRRAQIEEQQRSVDNMAPELQAIVIEMIQRDEEELGGGHVWYYTNRNPPVPPRLQSQRQGENRHQQATSQRSSQQSSGKKSRKGKKKMGHYVELAGIIAPELAALNSTLTNGHRNEPEHLVQCGNTETSRDASNQGAVGHSQRVFDRGVSTANTNASHSSDVSLQDQFSRSEMSSGDQSHRQPRAHPATNQKQKRGNANHKHGTGADAASRGLGKENRGQSRTGKKKKEDDVSKSLCSQMAESIASSLQTLNVRLEEHQQRSAFVNDAANSEDSVTRDSSDMMDSSENGFK